A genomic window from Vigna radiata var. radiata cultivar VC1973A chromosome 2, Vradiata_ver6, whole genome shotgun sequence includes:
- the LOC106755396 gene encoding very-long-chain 3-oxoacyl-CoA reductase 1 gives MEGLDRFLVATSTIGFICVCKVFVKFLKWVWVMFLRPPKNLKEYGSWAIITGSTDGIGKAMAFELASKGLNLLLVGRNPPKLETTLKEIRERHGVEVKFVVIDMQKVSGEEIAKRIEEAIDGLDVGLLVNSAGLAYPYARFFHEVDLELMDAIVKVNVEATTWITKAVIPSMLKKKKGAIVNIGSGSSVVLPSYPLVTLYAATKGYLAMFSRCISLEYKHQGIDIQCQVPLYVSTKMTKMKRSAFVPTPELYSKTCTRWIGYEKLVEPYFLHAVQGFLIRAIPHALMDSYMLRYFLYFRAKGLSKDSNKAKKTSLAASDSQEPNIINQDYSTNY, from the exons ATGGAGGGGTTGGACAGGTTTCTTGTGGCAACAAGCACCATAGGCTTCATTTGTGTGTGCAAGGTGTTTGTCAAATTTCTCAAGTGGGTGTGGGTGATGTTCTTGAGGCCACCAAAGAACCTCAAAGAATATGGTTCTTGGGCTATAATCACTGGATCCACTGATGGAATTGGCAAGGCCATGGCTTTTGAATTGGCATCCAAGGGACTCAACCTTCTCTTGGTTGGTCGAAACCCTCCGAAACTTGAGACGACATTGAAGGAAATAAGAGAGAGACATGGTGTTGAGGTCAAGTTTGTGGTCATAGATATGCAGAAAGTTAGTGGAGAGGAAATCGCTAAGAGAATAGAGGAAGCAATAGATGGCTTGGATGTGGGTTTGCTTGTTAATAGTGCTGGTTTGGCTTACCCTTATGCAAGATTCTTCCATGAAGTTGATTTGGAGCTTATGGATGCTATTGTGAAAGTGAATGTGGAGGCAACAACTTGGATCACAAAGGCCGTGATTCCATCCATgctcaagaagaaaaagggtgCTATAGTGAACATTGGTTCTGGTTCTTCTGTGGTGCTTCCTTCATACCCTCTAGTCACTCTCTATGCTGCTACAAAAGG ATACCTAGCCATGTTCTCCAGATGCATCAGTTTGGAGTATAAGCATCAAGGAATTGATATCCAGTGTCAG GTTCCATTATATGTGTCAACCAAAATGACCAAAATGAAGAGATCAGCTTTTGTGCCAACACCAGAATTGTACAGCAAAACATGCACAAGGTGGATTGGGTATGAAAAACTGGTTGAGCCATACTTTCTTCATGCTGTGCAAGGTTTTCTCATAAGAGCAATTCCTCATGCACTCATGGATTCCTACATGTTAcgatattttctttattttcgtGCAAAAGGACTCTCCAAGGACTCCAACAAGGCTAAAAAAACATCATTAGCTGCATCTGATTCCCAAGAACCAAACATCATTAATCAAGATTACAGTACAAATTACTGA
- the LOC106755564 gene encoding regulator of G-protein signaling 1: MPSCAVKGGCPTDYIAIALSILSFTVLVLWCIVPFIVHKVPRTKGSGFWIPVIQVVASFFLLLSLVISNNFLKLGERHWWRSCYLWGAWGEGPLGFGLLFSCRITQASQLYFIFVKRRLPLIRSYIFLPLILLPWIACAAVIHWMKPLSSRCHMRAQWTIPVITLHSLYIAILVGVTTAVHHIEFRFDELKDLWRGILVSAVSIVIWITAYILNEVYDNISWLEVASRFLLLVVASILVVAFFSISSSQPLLSQISLRRRETREFRTMSQALGIPDSGVLAQSEPISRIDPNEPLDKLLLNKRFRQSFMAFADSCLAGESVHFFDEVYELSKIPEDDCVRRIYMARHIIQKYIVAGAAMEVNISHRSKQEILSTSNLARPDLFQNALNEIIQLMRTNLARDYWSSMFFLKFQEDSNLRSNEYELEQMTGWNFSPRLSSVHGADDPFHQDHLLKSSGCSSDTTDL, translated from the exons ATGCCGAGCTGTGCCGTCAAAGGAGGTTGCCCCACTGACTATATAGCCATTGCTCTATCCATTCTTTCCTTCACTGT GCTTGTTTTATGGTGCATAGTTCCCTTCATAGTTCACAAGGTTCCTCGTACCAAAGGCAGTGGCTTCTGGATACCTGTAATTCAAGTTGTAGCCagcttcttccttcttctatcGCTCGTG ATATcgaataattttttgaaacttGGGGAGAGGCATTGGTGGCGGTCATGCTACTTATGGGGAG CCTGGGGTGAAGGTCCACTGGGGTTTGGTTTGCTCTTCAGCTGTCGCATAACACAGGCTTcgcaattatattttatctttgtcAA GAGACGTTTACCACTGATACgatcatatatttttcttccgCTTATTCTACTTCCCTGGATTGCCTGTGCTGCTG TTATCCATTGGATGAAGCCTCTAAGCAGTCGCTGTCACATGAGAGCTCAATGGACCATCCCAGTTATAACCCTTCACTCATTGTATATTGCTATTTTGGTTGGGGTTACAACTGCTGTTCATCACATAGAATTCAGGTTTGATGAACTCAAAGACCTCTGGCGGGGAATACTCGTATCAGCTGTGTCCATTG TTATTTGGATTACTGCTTACATACTTAATGAAGTTTATGACAATATCTCATGGCTTGAAGTTGCCTCTAGATTTCTGCTTTTAGTTGTG GCTAGCATACTTGTGGTTGCTTTCTTTTCAATATCAAGTTCTCAACCACTTCTCTCACAAATCAGCTTGAGGAGAAGAGAAACCCGAGAATTTCGCACAATGAGCCAGGCTCTAGGCATACCTGATAGTGGGGTATTAGCACAAAGTGAACCAATTTCAAGGATAGATCCTAATGAGCCGTTGGATAAGCTTCTCTTGAATAAAAGATTCCGGCAGTCTTTTATGGCATTTGCTGATAG TTGCTTGGCTGGGGAGAGTGTGCACTTCTTTGATGAAGTGTATGAGCTTAGTAAAATACCCGAAGATGACTGTGTGAGAAGGATCTACATGGCACGACATATTATTCAGAAATACATAGTTGCAG GTGCGGCTATGGAGGTGAATATCTCTCATAGAAGCAAACAAGAAATTTTATCTACTTCCAACCTAGCACGCCCTGATCTCTTCCAAAATGCACTCAACGAGATCATTCAGTTGATGAGAACA AACCTGGCACGAGATTACTGGTCATCGATGTTCTTCCTGAAGTTCCAAGAAGACTCCAATTTGAGATCCAATGAGTATGAGCTGGAACAAATGACAGGGTGGAACTTTTCACCAAGGTTGAGTTCTGTGCATGGTGCAGATGATCCTTTTCACCAGGACCATCTCCTCAAGAGCTCAGGCTGTAGCAGTGATACTACGGACTTATGA